From Chloroflexota bacterium, one genomic window encodes:
- a CDS encoding PrsW family intramembrane metalloprotease — protein sequence MWLAIVLTVLPTLLYVTFLWWLDRYEKEPWPLLLAVFVWGAVPAVALALLAELPNTASTLGFDRGSQPVWYAPLVEEPLKALALFGIYMFFRYEFDGVLDGIIYGALIGFGFAMTENAIYFASRGGSITSLLWLRVVLFGFNHAFYTSIIGVALGMIRYERRRWVVVVMQPLSLILAVVFHALHNMTISYRFPGVLIAWLISSGGVLIVVLVAIIAWRKERYWIDLELVEEIRCGFIDQATYQTVRSTRRRVQSQWEALFRGGWRALQTVRTRHHLLTELAFLKYQLRIGDVHCRPADLYPLRRRILEVHEDF from the coding sequence ATGTGGCTTGCAATTGTTTTGACGGTATTGCCAACGCTGCTGTACGTGACCTTTTTGTGGTGGCTTGATCGCTATGAAAAAGAACCATGGCCGCTGCTGTTAGCAGTGTTTGTATGGGGTGCGGTGCCTGCCGTGGCCCTCGCGTTGTTGGCTGAATTGCCCAATACTGCTTCAACTTTAGGCTTTGACCGTGGCAGCCAACCAGTTTGGTATGCTCCGTTGGTCGAAGAACCACTCAAAGCCTTGGCATTGTTTGGCATTTATATGTTCTTTCGCTATGAGTTCGATGGCGTGCTCGATGGCATTATTTATGGCGCACTGATTGGTTTTGGCTTTGCTATGACCGAAAATGCGATTTATTTTGCTAGTCGTGGCGGCTCGATTACTTCATTACTGTGGCTGCGCGTGGTGCTATTTGGCTTTAATCATGCGTTCTACACCAGCATCATTGGGGTGGCGTTGGGCATGATTCGCTATGAGCGCCGCCGTTGGGTGGTAGTTGTGATGCAGCCATTGAGCCTGATTTTGGCTGTCGTGTTCCACGCATTGCACAATATGACAATTAGCTATCGCTTTCCTGGTGTGTTGATCGCTTGGTTGATCAGCAGCGGTGGCGTGTTAATTGTGGTGTTGGTGGCAATCATCGCCTGGCGTAAAGAGCGCTATTGGATCGACCTAGAATTGGTCGAGGAAATTCGTTGTGGATTTATCGACCAAGCGACCTACCAAACCGTGCGTTCAACCCGCCGTCGGGTGCAAAGCCAATGGGAAGCACTCTTTCGCGGCGGCTGGCGAGCACTGCAAACGGTGCGTACTCGCCATCATTTACTTACCGAGTTGGCATTTTTGAAATATCAGCTGCGAATCGGCGATGTGCATTGCCGTCCCGCCGATTTATACCCACTGCGCCGCCGAATTCTCGAAGTTCACGAAGATTTTTAG
- a CDS encoding metallophosphoesterase, whose amino-acid sequence MIDDPFADLVAVPRGSKDIPNVSHVVYSRRWQYLGGILGMLGLSSATALFASQPPRWAKPMLGSLLAAGLTAGGLGVGNIWRLAVERHTLRLPRWPSALNGFKIAHLSDLHLGPNYSQHVLRQALNMIKAWQPEIILLTGDFVNRPSDVGTLKQMLTGIAAPLGVYACLGNHDYWDDPQLIARTLKKVGVEVLINQHRLVQWHDQSIVIAGVADPWQADADLAQALHNAPAAPVVLLAHGPDFADIAAEQQVALQLSGHAHAGHINAPWLGPLVVPRWGEKYPHGQFRIGQCGLYVSRGLAGLPIRFGATPEVGLLTLMAA is encoded by the coding sequence ATGATTGACGATCCTTTTGCCGATTTAGTCGCTGTACCACGTGGCAGCAAAGATATTCCAAATGTCTCGCATGTTGTCTATTCGCGGCGCTGGCAATATCTTGGTGGAATATTGGGGATGTTAGGGCTGAGTAGTGCCACAGCCTTATTTGCTAGCCAACCACCACGTTGGGCCAAGCCAATGCTTGGTTCATTGCTGGCGGCGGGGCTTACCGCGGGTGGGCTTGGGGTTGGCAACATTTGGCGCTTAGCGGTCGAACGGCATACCTTGCGCTTACCCCGCTGGCCAAGTGCCCTCAACGGCTTCAAAATTGCCCATCTCAGCGATTTGCATCTTGGGCCAAACTATAGCCAGCACGTGTTGCGCCAAGCGCTCAACATGATCAAAGCTTGGCAACCTGAAATTATTTTATTAACTGGCGATTTTGTTAATCGCCCAAGCGATGTTGGCACATTGAAACAGATGCTGACGGGAATTGCCGCACCCTTGGGCGTGTACGCCTGCCTTGGCAACCACGATTATTGGGACGACCCGCAACTGATTGCCCGCACGCTCAAAAAGGTTGGCGTAGAGGTGTTGATCAATCAACATCGGCTGGTGCAATGGCATGATCAATCAATTGTGATCGCTGGAGTAGCCGACCCATGGCAGGCCGATGCTGATTTAGCGCAGGCGTTGCACAATGCTCCAGCAGCACCAGTGGTATTGCTAGCCCATGGCCCCGATTTTGCCGACATCGCGGCTGAGCAGCAGGTAGCCTTACAACTTTCGGGCCATGCTCATGCTGGCCATATCAATGCACCATGGTTGGGGCCGTTGGTTGTGCCACGTTGGGGCGAAAAATACCCACACGGCCAATTTCGCATCGGCCAATGTGGGTTGTATGTCAGTCGAGGTTTGGCGGGTTTGCCAATTCGCTTTGGGGCAACGCCCGAAGTAGGCTTATTGACCCTGATGGCAGCCTAA
- a CDS encoding S8 family peptidase gives MDREHRRGFFRSLLLASLLISLIGIAQPVAPSQSMLVQGAALSNQAKAIQAVGGTVQRQFARFETSVAQLTKPQIAQLQAQGLRVFADQAVASSAQVAVDQPIAVQAGPKSATPLQYPSIVTGADVVQRRGIDGRGVTVAVIDSGLPAIERPERWQRIDNTTARYNQGSRFLIYKDMLASNQITNSSDPYGHGTHVFATLADNRALPAGYSGAKVGIAPGANYVVVRALNSQGQASYSTIIAAIDWVIEHADEYNIRVLNLSLQAEVIVPYWYDPLNQAVMHAWNEGITVVAAAGNTGPNPATIMAPANVPYIISVGAIRPAIYNDNASDSLAAYSSAGPTESRFVKPDVVIAGSRVIAPLPADSVLANSGAAGLVSERAKLEWADLKTSQQLNYYALSGTSMAAAEVSGIVALLLQDEPNLTNNQIKARLTGTAQLASLADGQAAYSMWQQGAGKVVPTAVIDGSNTGAANAGMDLPTDLIVSSNPDDTSNHYQGSTEYDTATNTFTDSTTTYSSTLATSYSTWAGSYSTWAGSYLTWAGSYSTWAGSYSTWAGSYSTWAGSYSTWAGSYSTWAGNNAAASGTTNVNAGSLVSD, from the coding sequence ATGGATAGAGAACATCGCAGAGGATTTTTTCGCAGTTTATTGCTGGCAAGCCTCTTGATAAGCTTGATTGGGATTGCACAGCCTGTTGCACCCAGCCAATCAATGTTGGTACAAGGGGCTGCGCTAAGCAACCAAGCCAAGGCAATTCAAGCAGTTGGTGGCACTGTGCAACGCCAATTTGCCCGCTTTGAAACCAGCGTGGCTCAATTAACCAAACCACAAATCGCCCAACTGCAAGCGCAAGGCCTGCGGGTTTTTGCCGATCAAGCGGTTGCTAGCTCAGCCCAAGTAGCGGTTGATCAGCCAATTGCTGTGCAGGCTGGACCCAAAAGTGCCACCCCATTGCAATATCCCTCGATTGTAACTGGCGCTGATGTGGTGCAACGCCGTGGCATCGATGGACGCGGCGTGACCGTGGCCGTGATCGATTCAGGTTTGCCAGCGATCGAACGACCTGAGCGGTGGCAGCGCATCGATAACACGACTGCGCGTTACAACCAAGGCAGCCGCTTTTTGATTTATAAAGACATGTTAGCAAGCAACCAAATTACGAATAGCAGCGACCCATATGGCCATGGAACCCATGTATTTGCCACTTTAGCCGATAATCGCGCTTTGCCAGCAGGCTATAGCGGAGCCAAAGTTGGGATTGCCCCAGGCGCGAATTATGTGGTGGTTCGGGCCTTAAATTCGCAGGGCCAAGCCTCGTATAGCACGATTATCGCGGCGATTGATTGGGTGATTGAGCATGCTGACGAATACAATATTCGGGTGCTGAATCTCTCGTTGCAAGCCGAAGTGATTGTGCCCTACTGGTATGATCCGCTGAATCAAGCGGTGATGCATGCTTGGAACGAGGGCATCACGGTGGTGGCAGCGGCTGGCAACACTGGTCCAAATCCCGCTACGATTATGGCCCCAGCCAACGTGCCCTATATCATCAGTGTGGGAGCAATTCGACCTGCAATCTACAACGACAATGCTAGCGATAGTTTAGCAGCCTATTCATCGGCTGGGCCAACCGAAAGTCGTTTTGTTAAACCCGATGTGGTGATTGCTGGCTCGCGGGTCATTGCACCCTTGCCTGCCGATAGTGTGTTAGCTAATTCTGGAGCCGCAGGCTTGGTTAGCGAACGCGCCAAACTCGAATGGGCTGATTTGAAAACCTCGCAACAACTTAATTACTATGCCTTGAGTGGTACATCGATGGCCGCCGCTGAGGTAAGTGGGATTGTCGCCTTGTTGTTGCAAGATGAGCCAAATTTGACCAATAACCAAATCAAGGCCCGTTTGACTGGCACAGCCCAGCTTGCCAGCTTAGCCGATGGTCAAGCCGCTTACAGCATGTGGCAACAAGGTGCTGGCAAAGTTGTGCCAACTGCGGTGATCGATGGCAGCAACACTGGCGCTGCCAACGCGGGCATGGATTTGCCGACCGACCTGATTGTGAGCAGCAATCCCGATGATACTAGCAACCACTATCAAGGCTCAACTGAGTATGATACGGCAACCAACACTTTTACTGATAGCACCACGACCTATAGCTCAACCCTTGCGACCAGCTACAGCACCTGGGCGGGGAGTTACAGCACCTGGGCTGGCAGTTATCTAACATGGGCAGGGAGCTACAGCACCTGGGCGGGGAGCTATAGTACTTGGGCTGGCAGTTATAGCACTTGGGCAGGGAGCTACAGCACCTGGGCTGGTAGTTATAGCACGTGGGCAGGCAATAACGCGGCTGCCAGTGGCACTACCAATGTCAACGCTGGAAGCCTCGTAAGCGACTAA
- a CDS encoding penicillin acylase family protein, which produces MATPAKRSLRDRPPLQRWFILFLRFLLIVVLLLVLASGGGYLYLRRSLPTTAGTLTLAGLAAPVDVLRDQYGVPHIYAQSETDALMALGYVHAQDRLWQMEFQRRIARGTLSEALGETTVETDRFLRTLGVYRAAESAYAALDPAAKTIVDAYVSGINAFLAEHSGGELSPEFTLVGVEPEPWVGADVLGWAKMMSWDLGGNYSTELLTMELVAKLGSEKTKDLVPHYPSDGPLIVPNPSGGSQASQLLALSRRVEQGLGIGGGNIAGVGSNNWVIGPSKSATGKPLLADDPHLSFRTPSIWYMAEVEGGDLHSVGATIPGLPGVIVGHNQRIAWGVTNTGPDVQDLYRETLDPTGTQAMFKGSYEPLTIISDTIRVKDKGNLPLTIRVSRHGPLISDALNANNADDPDAPQREALAFRWTALDQTDSTINAYLAINKAQNWQEFQAGLESYVAPVQNFVFADVDGNIGYMAPGHIPIRANGDGTMPADGASGEYEWTGFIPFEQLPQSYNPPQGYIATANNKVVADSYPYFLSHEWATPFRAQRITKLIEAKPTLTMDDMAAIQADVHSTYAEELLPVLLNLVQPTTDQQRQAIAMLQNWNYSTAGDQPAASIFEAWTYYLTVPMVGDELGERLLETYGQRRQLIDLAIPAMLQDPNNPWCDDVSTASSTENCNAIVTQALDVALKDLSFRMQDKPMEQWRWGTIHLALFPHNPLDAIGPLRGFFSKAIESAGDGSTVNVGHVADGEPFDQDRGPIYRHIVDLGDFANSRMINAPGQAGHFLAPHYDDLLERWQKVEYIPMTYGRAAVSAGEVEMLQLQP; this is translated from the coding sequence GTGGCAACACCTGCCAAACGCTCATTGCGTGATCGTCCACCCCTTCAGCGTTGGTTTATTCTATTTTTGCGCTTCTTGTTAATTGTTGTGCTCTTGCTGGTGTTGGCCAGCGGCGGCGGCTATCTGTATTTGCGCCGTTCGTTGCCAACCACCGCAGGAACCCTGACCCTCGCTGGCCTCGCGGCTCCGGTCGATGTGCTGCGCGATCAATATGGCGTGCCGCATATCTACGCCCAAAGTGAAACCGATGCCCTGATGGCCTTGGGCTATGTTCATGCTCAAGATCGGCTGTGGCAAATGGAGTTTCAACGCCGCATCGCCCGTGGTACGCTCTCCGAAGCTTTGGGCGAAACCACAGTCGAAACCGACCGCTTTTTGCGCACGCTTGGGGTTTATCGCGCCGCCGAAAGTGCCTATGCCGCGCTCGATCCGGCAGCTAAAACAATTGTTGATGCCTATGTTAGTGGCATTAATGCTTTTTTGGCTGAGCACAGTGGCGGCGAACTCTCGCCTGAGTTCACTTTAGTTGGGGTCGAGCCGGAGCCATGGGTTGGCGCTGATGTGCTGGGCTGGGCCAAAATGATGTCGTGGGATTTGGGTGGTAATTATTCGACCGAATTGCTGACCATGGAATTGGTTGCCAAATTGGGCAGCGAAAAAACCAAAGATCTTGTGCCCCACTATCCGAGCGATGGCCCGCTGATTGTGCCAAATCCCAGCGGTGGCAGCCAAGCTTCTCAATTGTTGGCATTAAGTCGGCGAGTTGAGCAAGGTTTAGGAATTGGTGGTGGCAATATTGCCGGCGTTGGCTCGAACAATTGGGTGATCGGCCCAAGCAAATCAGCCACAGGCAAGCCCTTATTGGCCGACGACCCGCACTTGAGCTTTCGCACGCCCTCAATTTGGTATATGGCCGAGGTCGAAGGTGGCGATTTGCACTCAGTTGGTGCGACGATTCCAGGTTTGCCTGGGGTAATTGTTGGCCACAACCAGCGGATCGCATGGGGCGTGACCAATACTGGCCCTGATGTTCAAGATTTGTATCGCGAAACCCTCGACCCAACTGGCACTCAAGCCATGTTCAAGGGTAGCTACGAACCACTCACGATTATCAGCGATACGATTCGGGTCAAAGATAAAGGCAATCTGCCGCTGACGATTCGGGTTAGCCGCCATGGGCCGTTGATTTCTGATGCGCTGAATGCCAATAACGCCGACGACCCCGATGCGCCGCAACGTGAAGCCTTGGCCTTTCGCTGGACAGCCCTCGACCAAACTGATAGCACTATCAACGCCTATTTAGCGATTAACAAAGCCCAAAATTGGCAAGAATTTCAGGCTGGCTTAGAAAGTTATGTTGCGCCAGTTCAGAATTTTGTTTTTGCTGATGTTGATGGCAATATTGGCTATATGGCACCTGGCCATATTCCAATTCGCGCCAATGGCGATGGCACAATGCCGGCTGATGGGGCTTCGGGCGAGTATGAATGGACGGGCTTTATTCCGTTTGAGCAATTGCCCCAAAGCTATAACCCGCCTCAAGGCTATATTGCGACAGCGAATAATAAAGTTGTAGCCGATAGTTACCCGTATTTTCTCAGCCACGAGTGGGCCACACCATTTCGTGCCCAACGAATTACCAAGTTGATTGAGGCCAAACCAACATTAACCATGGACGATATGGCAGCGATTCAGGCCGATGTGCATTCGACCTATGCCGAGGAATTATTGCCAGTGCTGCTGAATTTGGTGCAGCCAACGACCGATCAACAGCGTCAAGCCATCGCCATGCTGCAAAACTGGAACTACAGCACCGCTGGCGATCAACCAGCCGCCAGCATTTTCGAAGCTTGGACCTATTATTTGACCGTGCCGATGGTTGGCGACGAATTGGGCGAACGCTTGCTTGAAACCTATGGCCAACGCCGCCAACTGATCGATTTGGCGATTCCAGCGATGTTGCAAGACCCTAACAACCCTTGGTGTGACGATGTTAGCACGGCCAGCAGCACTGAAAACTGCAATGCAATTGTGACCCAAGCGCTTGATGTGGCACTCAAAGATTTAAGCTTCCGCATGCAAGATAAACCGATGGAGCAATGGCGCTGGGGCACAATTCACCTTGCTTTGTTCCCGCATAACCCGCTTGATGCAATTGGGCCGTTGCGAGGCTTTTTCAGCAAAGCGATTGAAAGTGCTGGCGATGGCAGTACGGTTAATGTTGGCCATGTTGCCGATGGCGAGCCATTCGACCAAGATCGTGGGCCAATTTATCGGCATATTGTCGATTTAGGCGATTTTGCTAATAGCCGCATGATCAACGCACCAGGCCAAGCAGGCCATTTTCTCGCGCCGCACTACGACGATCTACTCGAACGCTGGCAAAAAGTTGAATACATTCCCATGACCTATGGCCGTGCCGCAGTCAGCGCTGGCGAGGTGGAGATGTTACAATTACAACCCTAG
- a CDS encoding PspC domain-containing protein — translation MSYQSRQLVRPNEGRVLAGVCAGIARYFGIDPLIVRIALVFFGLFVGSGILAYLIGWALIPDSTGKRAGTPIIIALVIFGVPFICYLLTLPFQLLFGN, via the coding sequence ATGTCGTATCAATCACGTCAACTTGTTCGACCAAATGAAGGCCGGGTTCTCGCTGGCGTTTGTGCTGGGATCGCCCGCTATTTCGGGATTGATCCGCTGATTGTGCGGATTGCTCTCGTGTTTTTTGGCTTATTTGTTGGCTCTGGGATTTTAGCCTATTTGATTGGCTGGGCCTTGATTCCTGATTCTACGGGCAAGCGAGCAGGCACGCCGATTATTATTGCCTTGGTGATTTTTGGCGTACCATTTATCTGCTATTTGCTCACCCTGCCGTTCCAATTGCTCTTTGGCAATTAG
- a CDS encoding class I SAM-dependent methyltransferase, translating into MPVVTLTDRIEWAIVARESLFDERHQAGLRLFNGFLEGEPQLVIDLYATTAVVHNYADPPKAGEALVEQVLAWLPTRLPWLEAILVKTRHSDDETAQNGVLRYGTSLATRIREHGVWYALDLTMNRDASLYLDTRNLRQWILANLADKTVLNTFAYTGSLGVAAVAAGAKRVVQTDRNRRFLNVAKTSHTLNGFPIHKPDFQTDDFWLHMNRFKRKGELFDCVIVDPPMFAATDHGVVDLAQNYTKVLNRVRPLMEHNGTIIAINNALFLSGEEYLALLEKICADGYVEIEQYIDIAEDFTGYPTTRLSKPITNPSPFNHSTKIAVLKTRRRGF; encoded by the coding sequence ATGCCAGTCGTGACTTTGACTGATCGAATAGAATGGGCAATTGTTGCTCGTGAAAGCTTATTTGACGAACGCCATCAGGCAGGCTTGCGCTTGTTCAATGGGTTTCTTGAGGGCGAGCCGCAACTTGTGATCGACCTGTATGCGACCACAGCGGTGGTGCATAACTATGCTGACCCACCCAAAGCAGGCGAGGCCTTGGTTGAGCAAGTGCTAGCGTGGTTGCCAACTCGCTTGCCATGGCTCGAAGCAATTTTAGTCAAAACCCGCCATAGCGATGATGAAACAGCCCAAAATGGGGTTTTGCGCTATGGCACAAGTTTAGCGACGCGCATCCGCGAGCATGGAGTTTGGTATGCGCTTGATCTGACCATGAACCGCGATGCCAGCTTGTATTTGGATACCCGCAACTTGCGCCAGTGGATTTTGGCTAATTTAGCCGATAAAACGGTGCTCAACACCTTCGCCTATACGGGAAGCTTAGGCGTGGCGGCGGTAGCGGCGGGAGCCAAACGGGTGGTACAAACCGACCGTAATCGGCGCTTTTTGAATGTGGCCAAAACCTCGCACACCTTAAATGGCTTTCCAATTCATAAACCCGATTTTCAAACTGACGATTTTTGGCTGCATATGAACAGATTCAAACGCAAAGGCGAATTGTTCGATTGTGTGATTGTTGATCCGCCGATGTTTGCGGCCACCGATCATGGGGTGGTTGATTTGGCCCAAAACTACACTAAGGTGCTCAATCGGGTGCGGCCTTTGATGGAACACAACGGCACAATTATCGCCATCAACAATGCCCTCTTCTTGAGCGGCGAAGAATATCTCGCCTTGCTTGAAAAAATTTGTGCCGATGGCTATGTTGAAATTGAACAATATATTGATATTGCTGAAGATTTTACGGGCTACCCAACAACGCGGCTTAGCAAACCAATCACCAATCCCTCCCCGTTTAATCATTCGACCAAAATTGCCGTGCTCAAAACCCGCCGCCGTGGATTTTAA